The following coding sequences lie in one Maledivibacter sp. genomic window:
- a CDS encoding 2-hydroxyacyl-CoA dehydratase: protein MGKILNVGLDVGSTTVKMAVLDEKGNILYKKYSRHFSDIKSTVISMLESAKEILQKKLITVMITGSGGFNISEKLNVPFIQEVMSCTNAIENMIPDTDVAIELGGEDAKITYLGDSIEQRMNGTCAGGTGAFIDQMASLLQTDAYGLNELAKNHKIIYPIASRCGVFAKTDVQPLLNEGAAKEDIAASILQAVVNQSISGLAQGRAIKGNVAFLGGPLHFMSELRKRFIETLKLKDNNVIYPEDSQYFVAIGAALSSRKEEPVPFDCIYERVPGICKLGDREDVDMQALFADESEYQEFRDRHGKNKVRRVDLNTYAGKAFLGIDAGSTTTKLALIDEKGGLLYSHYDSNMGNPLESTINALRDLYSKLNDNIQIVNSAVTGYGEHLIKAALKIDIGEIETVAHYKAADFFLPGVEFVLDIGGQDMKSLRINDGVIDSIMLNEACSSGCGSFIETFAKSLNTDVKTFASAGIKSKHPVDLGTRCTVFMNSKVKQAQKEGADVEDISAGISISVIKNALFKVIRLRSPEELGEKVVVQGGTFYNEAVLRAMEKIIGREVIRPDIAGLMGAFGAALISKERYKGTYKSTLLKNEELRLFNMETSMKRCGLCGNNCLLTIKEFSNGRKFISGNRCERGAGIEKRENDIPDLYEYKYKRVFAYKPLSKQQAIRGTIGLPRVLNMYEDYPFWFTFFTELGYRVVISGRSSKKIYELGMETIPSESVCYPGKLVHGHITDLIGKGVNKIFYPCIPYNRQEDKASGNHYNCPIVTSYPQIINANMDILKTNKVTFYYPFLPIDKPKKLLWRLMEELKQEGITRGEMSKALEKAYKELDSYKNDVRKKGEEAIKYIKENNIKGIVLVGRPYHIDPEINHGIPEMIKSYGFAVISEDSIGHLANIKRPLRVIDQWVYHSRMYAAATFVSGQKNLELIQLNSFGCGLDSVTTDQIEEILKEYGKIYTLLKIDEISNIGAARIRIRSLIAAIKERDKRDSGSKQLVNRRDRIVFTRKMKLNHTILAPQMSPIHFQFLKTGFQKSGYNIEILPSVDKSAIDEGLRYVHNDACYPAIIVVGQIMKALKSGKYDPHNTSVMISQTGGGCRATNYIAFLRKALKDTGLDNVPVISLNAGGLEKNPGFKVTLPMLDNLMMGLVYGDILMRVLYRVRPYEKVVGSANKLYDHWVNRCQSALISGTKKEFTENIRGIVNDFDKLEIHGDLAKPRVGVVGEILVKFHPTANNNIVDLLEKEGAEAVVPDLIDFLLYCAYNSRVRYEKLSGTYGKMMISQVGIKLIEFYRREMRKNLNKSKRFEAPKKIHEVAEGSSKHLSLGNQTGEGWLLTGEMIELIESGVNNIVCLQPFACLPNHITGKGMIKELRRTYPLANIAAIDYDPGASEVNQLNRIKLMLSVAFKNLDKEKNFAI from the coding sequence ATGGGCAAAATATTGAATGTTGGGCTAGATGTAGGCTCCACGACTGTAAAGATGGCTGTCTTGGATGAGAAAGGAAATATTTTATACAAAAAGTATAGTAGGCATTTTTCAGATATAAAAAGTACTGTAATTTCTATGCTTGAAAGTGCTAAGGAAATATTGCAGAAAAAACTTATAACAGTAATGATTACAGGTTCTGGAGGTTTTAATATATCTGAAAAGCTTAATGTACCCTTTATTCAGGAAGTAATGTCTTGTACAAATGCGATTGAAAACATGATTCCAGATACAGATGTGGCTATTGAGCTTGGTGGAGAGGATGCAAAAATAACTTACCTTGGAGATTCAATTGAACAAAGGATGAATGGTACATGTGCCGGTGGAACCGGTGCATTTATAGATCAAATGGCATCACTCTTGCAGACCGATGCATATGGTCTTAATGAATTGGCAAAAAATCACAAGATCATTTATCCCATAGCATCAAGATGTGGAGTGTTCGCAAAGACTGATGTTCAGCCTTTGTTAAATGAAGGTGCCGCAAAGGAAGATATTGCTGCATCTATACTTCAAGCAGTGGTTAATCAAAGTATAAGCGGATTAGCCCAGGGAAGAGCTATTAAAGGAAATGTTGCCTTTTTAGGCGGCCCGTTACACTTTATGTCTGAGCTTAGAAAGCGATTTATAGAAACCCTAAAGTTAAAGGATAATAATGTGATCTATCCAGAGGATTCCCAGTATTTTGTAGCCATAGGAGCTGCATTGTCCTCTAGAAAAGAGGAACCCGTTCCCTTTGATTGTATCTACGAAAGAGTTCCTGGTATATGTAAATTGGGGGATAGAGAAGATGTTGATATGCAAGCCCTATTTGCTGATGAAAGTGAATATCAGGAGTTTAGGGATAGACATGGAAAAAATAAAGTTAGAAGAGTAGATTTAAATACATATGCAGGTAAAGCTTTTTTAGGAATAGATGCTGGTTCTACCACAACAAAGCTGGCACTCATAGATGAAAAAGGAGGACTATTATACTCCCATTATGATAGTAATATGGGAAATCCATTGGAATCCACTATTAATGCTTTAAGGGATTTGTATAGTAAATTGAATGATAATATACAAATAGTTAATTCGGCAGTTACTGGCTATGGCGAACACCTTATAAAAGCTGCTCTTAAGATAGATATTGGGGAGATAGAAACCGTAGCACATTATAAAGCTGCAGACTTTTTTCTTCCAGGGGTGGAATTTGTTTTAGACATTGGCGGGCAGGATATGAAAAGCTTAAGGATCAACGATGGGGTTATAGATTCTATTATGTTGAATGAAGCATGCTCATCGGGGTGTGGCTCATTTATTGAAACCTTTGCTAAATCCCTAAATACGGATGTAAAAACCTTTGCATCAGCAGGTATTAAATCAAAGCATCCTGTTGATTTAGGAACAAGGTGTACAGTTTTTATGAATTCTAAGGTGAAGCAGGCTCAGAAGGAAGGCGCTGATGTTGAAGATATTTCTGCTGGCATTTCAATTTCAGTTATAAAGAATGCTTTATTTAAGGTTATCAGGCTAAGAAGCCCAGAGGAATTAGGAGAGAAAGTTGTTGTTCAGGGTGGAACTTTTTACAATGAAGCAGTCCTAAGAGCCATGGAAAAAATAATTGGGAGAGAAGTCATAAGACCTGATATAGCAGGGTTAATGGGTGCCTTTGGAGCGGCACTGATTTCAAAAGAGCGTTATAAAGGGACCTATAAAAGCACTTTATTAAAGAATGAAGAACTAAGGTTATTTAATATGGAAACATCTATGAAGCGGTGCGGTCTATGTGGAAATAATTGTTTGCTGACAATTAAGGAATTTTCAAATGGAAGAAAATTCATTTCGGGAAATAGATGTGAAAGGGGAGCTGGAATAGAGAAAAGGGAAAATGATATTCCAGACCTCTATGAATATAAATATAAGAGAGTATTTGCCTATAAACCTTTATCCAAACAACAAGCTATTAGGGGAACTATAGGCCTACCAAGAGTACTAAATATGTATGAAGACTATCCATTTTGGTTCACATTTTTTACTGAACTCGGTTACAGAGTAGTGATTTCTGGTAGATCATCGAAGAAAATATATGAACTGGGAATGGAGACCATACCCTCTGAGTCAGTATGCTATCCGGGAAAGCTTGTTCATGGGCATATCACTGATTTGATTGGAAAAGGGGTAAACAAGATATTCTATCCTTGTATTCCTTATAATAGACAAGAAGATAAGGCATCAGGGAATCATTATAATTGTCCTATAGTCACCTCTTATCCTCAAATAATAAATGCCAATATGGATATTCTTAAAACAAATAAAGTTACATTTTACTATCCCTTTTTACCCATTGATAAGCCTAAAAAATTACTATGGCGGTTAATGGAGGAATTGAAACAAGAAGGTATAACAAGGGGTGAAATGAGTAAAGCCCTTGAAAAGGCATATAAAGAATTGGATTCATATAAAAACGATGTAAGAAAAAAAGGTGAAGAAGCCATAAAATATATTAAAGAAAACAATATTAAAGGCATAGTATTAGTAGGTAGGCCCTACCATATTGATCCAGAGATTAATCATGGGATACCGGAGATGATAAAATCCTATGGCTTTGCTGTTATATCAGAGGATTCCATAGGACATTTAGCCAATATAAAGAGGCCCCTTCGTGTTATAGATCAATGGGTATATCATTCAAGAATGTATGCGGCGGCTACATTTGTATCTGGGCAGAAGAATTTAGAGCTTATTCAGTTAAATTCCTTTGGTTGTGGACTGGATTCAGTAACTACTGATCAGATTGAAGAAATATTAAAGGAATATGGTAAAATTTATACCCTGTTAAAGATTGATGAGATTAGTAACATAGGTGCAGCTAGGATTCGTATAAGATCCTTAATTGCTGCAATAAAGGAAAGGGATAAAAGAGATTCTGGGTCAAAGCAATTGGTAAATAGACGAGATAGAATAGTATTTACTAGAAAAATGAAGTTGAACCATACTATCCTTGCTCCTCAAATGTCACCTATACATTTTCAGTTTCTAAAAACTGGATTTCAGAAATCAGGATACAATATAGAAATATTACCTTCAGTTGATAAGTCAGCAATTGATGAAGGACTAAGATATGTACATAATGATGCTTGTTATCCTGCAATAATAGTGGTAGGCCAAATTATGAAGGCCCTCAAATCCGGCAAGTATGACCCCCATAATACTTCTGTGATGATTAGTCAAACAGGTGGAGGCTGCAGAGCAACCAACTATATTGCATTCTTGAGAAAGGCTTTAAAGGATACAGGATTAGACAATGTACCAGTTATTTCCCTTAATGCAGGTGGGCTAGAAAAAAATCCGGGCTTTAAGGTGACGCTTCCAATGCTAGATAATCTCATGATGGGGTTAGTATATGGGGATATATTAATGCGTGTATTATATAGGGTAAGACCCTATGAAAAGGTAGTAGGATCAGCAAATAAGCTTTATGACCATTGGGTAAATAGATGCCAGAGTGCATTGATATCAGGAACTAAAAAGGAATTCACAGAAAATATTCGAGGAATAGTTAATGATTTTGACAAGCTTGAGATTCATGGGGATTTAGCTAAACCAAGGGTGGGCGTTGTAGGTGAAATTCTAGTTAAATTTCATCCCACAGCTAATAATAATATTGTTGATCTTTTAGAAAAGGAAGGTGCAGAGGCTGTTGTGCCAGATCTGATCGATTTTCTATTATACTGTGCCTATAATAGCAGGGTCAGATATGAAAAGCTGTCAGGAACATATGGTAAGATGATGATTAGTCAGGTTGGCATCAAATTAATCGAGTTTTATAGAAGAGAAATGAGAAAAAATCTGAATAAAAGTAAACGATTTGAAGCACCCAAAAAGATTCATGAGGTGGCAGAAGGGTCATCAAAGCATTTATCCTTGGGGAATCAAACCGGTGAGGGATGGCTTTTAACGGGTGAAATGATTGAGCTTATAGAGAGTGGAGTAAATAATATAGTTTGCCTTCAACCCTTTGCTTGCTTACCGAACCATATAACGGGAAAAGGCATGATAAAGGAACTTAGAAGGACATATCCTTTAGCCAATATTGCCGCTATTGATTATGATCCCGGTGCCAGTGAGGTGAATCAGCTTAACCGTATAAAGCTAATGCTTTCAGTAGCATTTAAGAATTTAGATAAAGAAAAGAATTTTGCAATATAG
- a CDS encoding TetR/AcrR family transcriptional regulator, which produces MDNLSTSEKILESAMVLFSENDYKAVTTKKIAKEAGVSEMTVFRHFKSKRNLFERAFDKYIFSPKLKTLFTNGLEWNLEKDLLKISSVYQEILCKNQRIILMQLKNNELIFKLDSPLRKFPNELNRLLTDYFSKMKSKGVLDKDPHVLAINFLSSNFGIFTSFSILEKYNTDIGIDLCIRDFVKTFSKGIVS; this is translated from the coding sequence ATGGATAATTTGAGTACGTCGGAAAAAATATTAGAATCAGCCATGGTGCTTTTTTCGGAAAATGATTATAAGGCTGTTACAACAAAGAAAATAGCAAAGGAAGCAGGAGTAAGTGAAATGACAGTATTCCGTCATTTTAAAAGCAAGCGAAACTTATTCGAAAGAGCCTTTGATAAATATATATTTTCACCAAAATTAAAAACACTTTTTACAAATGGTCTTGAGTGGAATTTAGAAAAGGATTTGTTAAAGATTAGTTCCGTTTATCAAGAGATATTATGCAAAAACCAGCGAATAATATTGATGCAATTAAAGAACAATGAGTTGATATTTAAACTGGATTCGCCCCTAAGAAAATTTCCTAATGAACTCAATAGGTTATTAACCGATTATTTTTCCAAGATGAAGTCAAAAGGAGTTTTAGACAAAGATCCACATGTTTTAGCAATAAATTTTTTGTCGAGTAATTTTGGAATATTTACCAGCTTTTCTATTCTGGAAAAGTACAATACAGATATAGGTATTGATTTATGTATTAGGGATTTTGTTAAGACCTTTTCCAAAGGAATAGTTTCCTAA
- a CDS encoding putative sulfate exporter family transporter — protein MQNIKNYIPGVIFVFVISYLSILLNDSIKTFINLEALTIAIIIGIIYNNMIRTQDIFKAGVKFSLKKLLKVGIVLLGFKLNIYAILKLGPQILTMVIIYVPITLILAIILGRLLKANNKLATLIGVGSCICGASAVVALTPCINADDDDSVIAVSIVSFLGAIGVLIYSGVAASSLNLTQVQYGAWSGLTLHGVAHALAAAFALGDTSGEIGTFVKMTRVLMLVPVSLVLGYFFNKENIGDKKAKFPMYVLYFVLAGIINSLGILPSSITEILTKVSSLFILMAMTAMGLSVDFKSIMDKGIKALLVGTILFVVLSTLSLTAIINIL, from the coding sequence ATGCAGAATATAAAAAACTACATACCAGGGGTAATCTTCGTTTTTGTTATTTCTTATCTATCAATCCTCTTGAATGATTCAATTAAAACGTTTATAAATCTCGAGGCCTTAACAATTGCCATTATTATTGGTATTATTTACAACAACATGATTAGGACACAAGATATTTTCAAAGCTGGTGTGAAATTTTCTTTAAAAAAGCTCTTAAAAGTAGGGATCGTTTTATTAGGATTTAAGCTAAATATTTATGCCATATTGAAGCTTGGGCCACAAATACTTACTATGGTGATTATTTATGTTCCTATTACATTGATATTGGCAATAATCTTGGGCAGGTTGCTCAAAGCAAATAATAAATTAGCAACATTAATAGGGGTAGGCTCATGTATATGTGGGGCATCGGCAGTAGTTGCATTGACACCTTGTATAAATGCCGATGATGATGATTCTGTGATTGCTGTATCTATAGTAAGCTTCTTAGGAGCAATTGGAGTGCTTATATACTCTGGGGTTGCAGCTAGCAGTCTAAATCTAACTCAGGTTCAATATGGAGCTTGGTCTGGGCTTACACTTCATGGTGTCGCCCATGCTTTAGCAGCAGCATTTGCACTGGGAGATACCTCTGGGGAGATAGGAACATTTGTCAAAATGACAAGGGTACTTATGTTGGTTCCCGTTTCATTGGTATTAGGATACTTTTTTAATAAAGAAAATATAGGTGATAAAAAAGCTAAATTTCCTATGTATGTTCTATATTTTGTTTTAGCAGGAATCATTAATTCATTGGGCATATTACCTTCATCGATTACTGAGATACTTACTAAAGTTAGCTCATTATTTATATTAATGGCAATGACTGCCATGGGACTATCCGTAGATTTTAAAAGTATAATGGACAAGGGAATTAAGGCTTTATTAGTAGGCACAATTTTGTTCGTAGTTCTTTCAACATTGAGCTTAACAGCCATTATAAATATTCTTTAA
- a CDS encoding DNA-binding protein yields MDFKRFGNKIVMRIDRGEEVVQTITKFCKEQSITLASVSGLGAAGKVKVGLFDVEKKEYFSKVFEGDFEITNLTGNISTMNGEIYTHLHITIADHELHAFGGHLNEAVICATCEIVIDIIDGMVDREFNEEVGLNTYKF; encoded by the coding sequence ATGGATTTTAAAAGATTTGGCAACAAGATAGTCATGAGAATCGATAGGGGTGAAGAGGTTGTACAAACTATTACAAAGTTTTGTAAAGAACAAAGTATCACCCTTGCTTCAGTTAGTGGCTTAGGAGCTGCTGGAAAAGTTAAAGTTGGATTATTTGATGTTGAAAAAAAGGAGTATTTTTCTAAAGTATTTGAAGGTGATTTTGAGATAACTAATTTGACTGGAAATATATCTACAATGAATGGGGAAATATATACTCATCTTCATATAACCATAGCAGATCATGAACTGCATGCCTTTGGGGGACACTTAAATGAAGCCGTGATTTGTGCAACATGTGAAATAGTTATTGATATCATTGATGGAATGGTTGACAGAGAATTTAATGAAGAAGTGGGATTAAACACTTATAAGTTCTAG
- a CDS encoding Na-translocating system protein MpsC family protein — translation MSDKNKSILYNLKVLYVEDEEFVREQLARFIKRRVGKLCLAADGEEGLVKFNEFDPDIVITDLKMPKIDGIEMAKKIRNIDEVCPIIITTAISDAESVIHTVDVGIDKYIVKPIDTKELVQAMEKAALKLYKMRAKETIINSMFLQKDTKKELEIKVQTFMAKFIKSSTGKGPKNVQAFIQGDILTVQFFETRTAYENTLLENPQNIRLVDYNRELLFKDKSKEIELNVKEILNTDVKIDEIVIDSKLDIDQIKFKIYTLTKETKDNF, via the coding sequence ATGTCAGACAAGAATAAAAGCATTTTATATAATCTCAAGGTTTTATACGTGGAAGACGAAGAATTTGTTAGGGAACAGTTAGCTAGATTTATTAAAAGACGAGTTGGCAAGCTATGCTTAGCAGCCGATGGAGAGGAAGGGCTTGTAAAATTTAATGAATTCGACCCCGATATAGTCATTACAGATTTAAAAATGCCCAAAATAGATGGTATAGAAATGGCGAAGAAAATCCGAAACATTGATGAGGTATGTCCTATTATTATTACTACTGCTATATCCGATGCCGAATCCGTTATACATACAGTAGATGTAGGTATTGATAAGTATATAGTAAAGCCTATTGATACAAAGGAGCTAGTTCAGGCTATGGAAAAGGCGGCATTGAAGCTTTACAAGATGAGGGCTAAAGAGACAATTATAAATTCGATGTTTCTTCAAAAAGATACAAAGAAAGAACTAGAAATAAAGGTTCAAACCTTTATGGCAAAGTTTATCAAATCATCTACCGGCAAGGGACCTAAAAATGTACAGGCCTTCATTCAAGGGGATATCCTTACAGTTCAATTTTTTGAAACGAGAACTGCATATGAAAATACATTGTTGGAAAATCCTCAAAATATCAGGTTGGTTGATTATAATAGAGAACTATTATTTAAGGATAAAAGCAAAGAAATAGAATTAAATGTTAAAGAAATTTTAAATACCGATGTCAAAATAGATGAGATAGTAATCGATTCAAAATTGGATATTGACCAGATTAAATTTAAAATTTATACTTTGACTAAAGAAACAAAAGATAATTTCTAG
- a CDS encoding ATP-binding protein codes for MEEKKELDDLIKLILATLIGVIIIIVAFYINYKNIRDHLISKEQQQLLTISESVSRSLERYFDYHSENLQIITKNKLFKEQFEKYILSHGLNTKFNSLEEYYIIQEDNIDKIQLLGVNAQVIDQYPKNDLSIHPYLFDDIQRVIKMKSSVVSNVYSFDGQFFIRLYEPVFYDSKIEAILCIQVKLDKIYDQFVKPIRTGKGYASVKDRYGVLLMHPKKEDIGRHVMRARKEEFPDYDWSELEALVQKQMNGESGVGIYHSIWYHDKHKKRVKKFSAYSPARIGDQFWIVTVSMDYGEMTKFIRNQTYETVIVITIVILIFISCMFYIYKIKKDKRQLEKEASLLKQVNKLNMELEKDIEQRKSLEIQLIRNKEKYERLFNSGSDCVFVLNLDENNLPTEFLEVNKKACKSLDYDKLTFLKMSYLDISKYSNMEKFKHMVETLKKNQSMIFEDILITSTGKSIPVEVNAHLFKLENQLKLILVSRDITNRKIQEEALKRSEERFRKIINQVATEISVGSKQKNIDIYYDRKKTSTYYSDIENKNRITLDLERINIELEKMFQKEVDENNKKEALMIFQSRLAAMGEMIGNIAHQWRQPLSGLGLIFSNIQDAYQYGELTEEYLEDLVHKSNKLINRMSQTIDDFRYFFNPKSQEEMFSVKSNIESTINFLEEYLRLYEIGLNIHVVEDGMLYGHANQYSQVIFNIIQNAIDALIEKRLNHRRIDIRIFSKGSMQVVQIQDNAGGIDESIIKDVFEPYFTTKSKGKGTGLGLHMSKVIMQKNFHGNIDITNRNDGLCVSIIVPRSGVDKDVRQE; via the coding sequence ATGGAAGAAAAAAAGGAATTAGATGATTTAATTAAATTGATACTGGCCACTTTAATTGGAGTAATAATTATCATAGTGGCATTTTACATAAATTATAAAAATATAAGAGATCATTTAATATCAAAGGAACAACAGCAATTATTGACTATTTCAGAATCCGTATCGAGAAGCTTGGAACGTTATTTTGATTATCATAGTGAGAATCTTCAAATCATCACTAAAAACAAACTATTTAAAGAACAGTTTGAGAAATATATTTTATCCCATGGTTTAAATACAAAATTTAATAGTTTAGAGGAATATTATATTATCCAAGAAGATAATATAGATAAAATACAATTATTAGGGGTTAATGCCCAGGTTATTGATCAATATCCTAAGAATGATTTATCAATTCATCCCTATTTATTTGATGATATCCAAAGGGTTATAAAAATGAAATCGTCTGTTGTAAGTAATGTTTATTCCTTTGATGGACAATTCTTTATTCGACTATATGAGCCCGTATTTTATGATTCGAAAATTGAGGCAATACTATGTATTCAGGTCAAACTGGATAAGATTTATGATCAATTTGTTAAACCGATTAGAACGGGCAAAGGTTATGCTTCTGTAAAAGACAGATATGGAGTATTATTAATGCATCCCAAAAAAGAAGACATAGGAAGACATGTAATGAGGGCTAGAAAGGAAGAATTTCCTGATTATGATTGGTCAGAACTCGAAGCTTTAGTTCAAAAACAGATGAATGGAGAATCTGGGGTTGGGATTTATCACTCCATATGGTATCACGATAAACACAAAAAAAGAGTGAAGAAGTTTAGTGCCTATTCTCCTGCAAGGATAGGAGATCAGTTTTGGATAGTTACTGTCTCAATGGATTATGGAGAGATGACAAAATTCATTAGAAATCAAACATATGAAACAGTTATAGTTATTACTATTGTCATATTAATCTTTATTTCATGTATGTTTTATATTTATAAAATTAAGAAGGATAAAAGACAATTAGAAAAGGAAGCTAGTCTATTAAAACAGGTAAATAAATTAAATATGGAACTAGAAAAAGATATTGAACAAAGAAAATCCCTAGAGATACAATTGATTCGGAATAAAGAAAAATATGAACGCCTTTTTAATAGCGGAAGTGATTGTGTATTTGTACTAAATTTAGATGAAAATAATTTGCCTACAGAGTTTTTAGAAGTAAATAAAAAAGCTTGTAAGAGTCTTGATTATGATAAGTTAACATTTTTAAAGATGTCATATCTAGATATTTCAAAGTACTCAAATATGGAAAAGTTCAAGCATATGGTTGAGACTTTAAAGAAAAATCAATCAATGATCTTTGAAGATATTCTAATTACAAGTACAGGTAAATCTATCCCTGTAGAAGTCAATGCACATTTATTCAAACTAGAAAATCAGTTGAAGCTAATCCTAGTATCTAGGGATATTACTAATAGAAAAATTCAAGAAGAAGCTTTAAAAAGAAGCGAAGAACGCTTTAGAAAAATTATTAACCAAGTTGCAACGGAGATATCAGTTGGGTCAAAACAAAAAAATATAGATATCTATTACGATAGGAAAAAAACTAGCACCTATTACTCCGATATAGAAAATAAAAATCGTATTACTTTAGATTTAGAACGTATTAACATTGAATTAGAGAAAATGTTTCAAAAAGAAGTGGATGAAAATAATAAAAAGGAAGCATTAATGATTTTTCAGTCAAGATTGGCTGCAATGGGAGAAATGATTGGCAATATTGCTCACCAGTGGCGTCAACCATTAAGTGGATTAGGATTGATATTTTCAAATATACAGGATGCTTATCAATATGGGGAGTTAACGGAAGAATATCTAGAAGATTTGGTTCATAAATCTAATAAGCTTATTAATCGTATGTCACAAACAATTGATGATTTCAGATATTTTTTTAATCCCAAAAGTCAAGAAGAAATGTTTTCTGTAAAATCTAATATTGAATCAACTATTAATTTCCTTGAGGAATATTTACGACTTTATGAAATTGGATTAAATATACATGTTGTTGAAGATGGCATGCTTTATGGCCATGCTAATCAGTATTCACAAGTAATATTTAATATTATACAAAATGCTATTGATGCATTAATTGAAAAAAGATTAAATCATCGTAGAATTGATATAAGAATTTTTTCAAAGGGTAGTATGCAGGTTGTACAGATACAAGATAACGCTGGAGGTATAGATGAAAGCATCATTAAGGATGTTTTTGAACCATATTTCACCACAAAGAGTAAAGGAAAAGGTACGGGTCTGGGACTTCACATGTCTAAGGTTATTATGCAAAAGAATTTTCATGGGAATATCGATATTACTAATCGAAATGATGGCTTATGTGTATCAATTATAGTTCCAAGAAGTGGAGTTGATAAAGATGTCAGACAAGAATAA
- a CDS encoding IS701 family transposase → MPITSIPNNSEVLNYINNLNLDFSKPQFNHLKNLVTGIISIDSKRNISNLSSKVLNSKDRSCVTKFLNNSPWDDKSLDACRINNLLSLTKPKANETIFIVIDDTVITKSKDTKHIEALGYHFSHTEGKSVWGHCIVSSQIITKSHSVPLGFKQYFSESYCNQRNLTFETKLEIANDLVDVFAKANTYRQNKIYILTDSWFASKDFFEKNLSWGYHTISGFRTNRCIYPKGIKVKISDFIKYTSEDDFKDVTIKDKTYKVYRYEGKASGIDNAVVLICYEANKTNPKIVAILSTDTELSSKIILKHYSNRWKIETSFLYLKDRLGLKHYQMRKIKGFTRFWSIVYLAYTLLELYRARISQEKSKLTLGDTIQKFKGATFKSLITLIYVC, encoded by the coding sequence ATGCCTATAACTAGTATTCCCAATAACAGTGAAGTTTTAAACTATATAAATAACTTAAATTTGGATTTTTCTAAACCACAGTTTAATCATCTCAAGAATTTAGTGACAGGCATAATTAGTATTGATAGCAAAAGAAATATTTCTAATTTATCTAGCAAAGTATTAAACAGTAAAGACAGAAGCTGTGTAACTAAGTTTTTAAATAATTCGCCCTGGGATGATAAATCCCTTGATGCTTGTAGGATAAACAATTTATTATCTTTAACTAAGCCGAAGGCTAATGAGACTATATTTATTGTAATAGATGATACAGTTATTACTAAAAGCAAAGATACCAAGCATATAGAAGCTCTAGGGTATCACTTTTCTCATACCGAAGGTAAATCCGTATGGGGACACTGTATAGTTTCGTCTCAAATTATAACTAAATCACACTCTGTTCCTTTAGGGTTTAAACAGTATTTCAGTGAAAGTTATTGCAATCAAAGGAATTTGACCTTTGAAACTAAACTTGAAATAGCAAATGATTTAGTTGATGTCTTTGCTAAGGCAAATACTTACAGACAGAATAAAATTTACATTCTAACTGATAGCTGGTTTGCATCCAAAGACTTTTTTGAGAAAAATTTATCCTGGGGATACCACACTATTAGTGGATTTAGAACCAATAGATGTATATATCCCAAAGGCATAAAAGTTAAGATATCTGACTTTATAAAATATACTTCAGAAGATGATTTTAAAGATGTTACTATAAAAGATAAAACATATAAAGTCTATAGGTACGAAGGTAAAGCCAGTGGTATAGATAATGCTGTAGTTCTAATATGCTATGAAGCCAATAAAACTAATCCTAAAATAGTAGCTATTTTATCTACTGATACGGAACTAAGTAGTAAAATCATTTTAAAGCATTACTCTAATCGGTGGAAAATAGAAACATCATTTCTATACCTTAAAGATAGACTAGGATTAAAGCATTACCAAATGCGTAAAATTAAAGGCTTTACAAGATTTTGGTCAATTGTCTACTTAGCTTATACTTTATTAGAGCTCTATCGAGCTAGAATAAGTCAAGAAAAATCTAAGCTAACGCTTGGAGATACAATACAGAAATTTAAAGGGGCTACCTTTAAGTCTTTAATCACACTGATATATGTTTGCTAA